In one Misgurnus anguillicaudatus chromosome 1, ASM2758022v2, whole genome shotgun sequence genomic region, the following are encoded:
- the LOC129432098 gene encoding sialoadhesin-like, whose translation MKTEKQIILFICLLQGVWCKYWPISLPEKIEALNGSCVTINCTFTIDTKYDKDLTDSAAGVWIKDGDEANRVFDSSRPELSFKGELTGKLKDMDCTTIFYGITSNDKGKYKFRIEGNGGLKYTYELKSVSIVVLASPPKPTVQMFKDQMDGKVQKKVLEGSSMCLRCSAKTLCSSSPPTLTWSFTDRLHLNENSRLQLDQQKQTEIISDLNFTATHLQHGVTFICTITYQLQQRITTAQRNITLHVQCKNKSI comes from the exons ATGAAAACGGAAAAGCAAATCATTCTTTTCATTTGTTTGCTACAAG GTGTTTGGTGTAAATATTGGCCCATCAGTCTGCCAGAGAAGATTGAAGCTCTGAATGGATCCTGTGTGACCATAAACTGCACATTTACTATTGATACCAAATATGACAAAGATCTCACTGACAGTGCTGCAGGAGTTTGGATTAAAGACGGGGATGAAGCAAACAGAGTGTTTGACTCCAGCAGGCCTGAACTCTCCTTTAAAGGGGAATTAACTGGAAAATTAAAAGACATGGACTGTACTACCATTTTTTATGGCATTACTTCAAATGACAAAGGCAAATATAAGTTCAGGATTGAGGGTAATGGTGGACTGAAATATACATATGAACTAAAATCTGTTTCAATAGTTGTTCTCG cCTCTCCCCCCAAACCCACAGTGCAGATGTTTAAGGATCAGATGGACGGTAAGGTTCAGAAGAAGGTGTTAGAGGGGAGCTCTATGTGTCTGCGCTGCTCTGCTAAGACTCTCTGCTCCTCTTCTCCACCAACTCTCACATGGAGCTTCACTGACAGACTCCACCTCAATGAGAACAGCAGACTACAGCTGGATCAACAGAAACAAACTGAGATCATCTCTGATCTGAACTTCACTGCTACTCACCTTCAACATGGAGTCACTTTCATCTGCACAATAACCTACCAGCTACAGCAGAGGATCACAACAGCACAGAGAAACATCACATTACATGTTCAGTGTAAGAATAAATCAATTTGA